The nucleotide window AATACCGTCTTAGTCTTTGGTATAGTCGATGACAGGATTGAAATTTCCGCCAGAACCAGGGACGTAAGGGTAAACATAGGCAAGGTTCTGAAGGAGGCTTTTGGAGACATAGGTAGCGGTGGGGGACACCCACAATCGGGGGGTGCAAGAATTCCGCTGGGAATCTTCAAACTTGCTAAGGACAAGGAGTCACTATTAAAATTGGTAGAAGAAGCAATAACAGAGAAATTCCTAGAGGCTCTGAATGCCAAGGAGGGCTAGTCTTTCTTTGCTTCTATCAATATTATGTCCCCAATTGCGGTTACCCTCTCGTAGGGAATTCCAACTTTTTCTCCGGGGAGTCCAAGTGCCAGTATTCTTCCCGCTCCCTTGTCGATCTCTATCAATACCTCATCAACGTAACCGATGTAATATCCCCTAGTGTCGTATATTTGCTTTCCGTAAAGCTTTGACAACCTCATTACCATATCACTCACCGTTTGAAATTGGAGGTCTTTCCTTTTAAATTTTCTCACTCATCGCAGTGTTTTCAAGAAGGAGTTTGAAGAAAATGATTGCGAGCAAGTTTGCGGGTAGGCGAGATAGACGTCGGGCTCCACTTTTTACTTTACTACCTCCACTTTAACCTTTGAGCCGTCCTTTAGATTGAGCTTCTCTCTAAGGCATACGGGCGCTATTATTTCCGCGATTCTCGGCGGGTGTATCGTCCTGGAAGGGACAACTATCGCCCCTTCGATTCCGTTTATCCTGACTTTGTAAGCCTTTACGTCTCCAAAGGTTCTGCCCTCTTTTGTGAAACCCGGGATTGTTATGGGTTCCACATTGTAGAGCGCATCGTAAATCGTCTTTGGAAAGATTACTAAGATATTCAGAGTTCCCGGATAAGGTGTAAAGCCGAGGTAATCCTTTATTCTGTTCCGGTACTGTTCCACGTAATATTTACCTTCCCCAATCCCCGAAACGACTTCTCCCAAGATAAATTTCCCATACAAAACCTTTCCAATTT belongs to Thermococcus bergensis and includes:
- a CDS encoding PRC-barrel domain-containing protein; this encodes MVMRLSKLYGKQIYDTRGYYIGYVDEVLIEIDKGAGRILALGLPGEKVGIPYERVTAIGDIILIEAKKD
- a CDS encoding CTP-dependent riboflavin kinase, translated to MEDIKLLISLAKKGAIGDKVRVTLRELSRELNTSPQSVMRRLESLEKNGYLKKEVSGKKTFVEITPKGLELLEEMFDEIGKVLYGKFILGEVVSGIGEGKYYVEQYRNRIKDYLGFTPYPGTLNILVIFPKTIYDALYNVEPITIPGFTKEGRTFGDVKAYKVRINGIEGAIVVPSRTIHPPRIAEIIAPVCLREKLNLKDGSKVKVEVVK